The following proteins are encoded in a genomic region of Streptococcus sp. 29892:
- a CDS encoding TIGR02206 family membrane protein yields MNDFFTNQVSHGPHLGLFTHLGLLLLLFILLYLTTRYYTKTWFNRFFWTILLFQVVSLYTWYVWADFPLSESLPFYHCRLAILFLLFARKGDLKLYFSYLGLIGSLVAFIYPVFDPFPFPHLTFFTFVVGHYALAVLSLSYILTEGYQFSLSRRERLSLTVMLHLVMLFVNWLTKGNYGYLTRLPIVNSQETWFNFVLLSLMISCLISSVQAGFQLYWKKKLVYLLQE; encoded by the coding sequence ATGAATGATTTTTTTACTAATCAAGTTTCGCATGGCCCGCATCTAGGGTTATTTACTCACCTTGGCTTGTTGCTACTGCTTTTTATCTTGCTTTACTTGACCACGCGATATTATACTAAAACTTGGTTTAACCGTTTCTTTTGGACAATTTTACTTTTTCAAGTGGTTAGTCTATATACTTGGTATGTTTGGGCTGATTTTCCCCTATCTGAAAGTTTACCCTTTTATCATTGTCGACTAGCCATATTATTTTTACTGTTTGCTAGGAAGGGAGATTTGAAACTCTACTTTTCCTATCTTGGTCTCATTGGTTCCTTGGTGGCTTTTATTTACCCGGTCTTCGATCCCTTTCCTTTTCCACATCTGACCTTCTTTACCTTTGTGGTTGGTCATTATGCTTTAGCAGTGTTGAGTTTGTCTTATATTTTGACAGAGGGATATCAATTCAGTCTTTCAAGACGGGAGCGTTTGTCACTGACAGTCATGCTTCATCTGGTCATGCTTTTTGTTAATTGGTTGACAAAAGGTAATTATGGTTATTTGACTCGCTTACCCATAGTCAATAGCCAAGAGACTTGGTTCAATTTTGTCCTACTTTCACTAATGATATCATGTTTAATTAGTTCTGTTCAGGCAGGGTTCCAATTATATTGGAAAAAGAAATTAGTCTATCTGCTCCAAGAATGA
- a CDS encoding peptide chain release factor 3, protein MSLQEEIKKRRTFAIISHPDAGKTTITEQLLYFGGEIREAGTVKGKKTGNFAKSDWMDIEKQRGISVTSSVMQFDYAGKRVNILDTPGHEDFSEDTYRTLMAVDAAVMVVDSAKGIEAQTKKLFEVVKHRNIPVFTFINKLDRDGREPLDLLQELEEVLGIASYPMNWPIGMGKSFEGLYDLHNKRLELYRSEERFASLDEGDKLFGSNPFYAQVLDDIELLAEAGNEFSEQAILDGDLTPVFFGSALTNFGVQTFLDTFLEFAPEPHGHKTTTGDVIDPLNKDFSGFVFKIQANMDPRHRDRIAFVRVVSGEFERGMAVNLPRTGKGAKLSNVTQFMAEARENVENAVAGDIIGVYDTGTYQVGDTLTVGKNKFEFEPLPTFTPEIFMKVSAKNVMKQKSFHKGIEQLVQEGAIQLYKNYQTGEYMLGAVGQLQFEVFKHRMEGEYNAEVVMTPMGKKTVRWIKPEDLDERMSSSRNILAKDRFDQPVFLFENDFALRWFADKYPDVELEEKM, encoded by the coding sequence ATGTCACTACAAGAAGAAATCAAGAAACGCCGCACCTTTGCCATCATCTCTCACCCGGACGCGGGTAAGACCACCATTACCGAGCAGTTGCTCTACTTTGGTGGGGAAATTCGTGAAGCAGGTACGGTCAAGGGGAAAAAGACTGGTAACTTTGCCAAGTCTGACTGGATGGATATTGAGAAACAACGTGGTATCTCTGTTACTTCCTCTGTTATGCAGTTTGACTATGCAGGCAAGCGGGTCAATATCCTAGATACACCAGGGCACGAAGACTTCTCTGAGGATACTTATCGGACCTTGATGGCGGTGGATGCGGCTGTCATGGTGGTGGACTCTGCCAAGGGTATCGAGGCCCAGACCAAAAAGCTCTTTGAGGTTGTGAAGCACCGCAACATTCCTGTTTTCACTTTTATCAACAAGTTGGACCGTGATGGCCGTGAGCCACTTGATTTATTGCAGGAGTTGGAAGAAGTTTTAGGCATTGCCAGCTATCCAATGAATTGGCCAATCGGTATGGGGAAATCTTTCGAGGGTCTCTATGACCTTCATAACAAACGCTTGGAACTCTACCGAAGCGAGGAGCGATTTGCAAGTTTGGATGAGGGAGACAAGCTCTTTGGTTCTAACCCATTCTATGCACAAGTTCTGGATGATATTGAACTTTTGGCGGAAGCTGGAAATGAATTTTCAGAGCAGGCGATTCTGGACGGCGATTTGACACCTGTTTTCTTCGGCTCAGCCCTGACAAACTTTGGTGTGCAGACCTTCCTTGACACCTTCTTGGAATTTGCTCCAGAGCCACATGGTCACAAGACAACGACAGGGGACGTGATTGACCCGCTCAACAAAGACTTTTCAGGCTTTGTTTTCAAAATCCAAGCTAACATGGACCCTCGTCACCGCGACCGCATTGCCTTTGTTCGTGTGGTTTCAGGCGAATTTGAACGCGGTATGGCGGTTAACCTGCCTCGTACAGGCAAGGGAGCCAAGTTGTCCAACGTGACCCAGTTCATGGCTGAGGCTCGTGAGAATGTGGAAAATGCAGTAGCGGGTGACATAATCGGGGTTTACGATACAGGGACCTATCAGGTAGGAGATACCTTGACTGTAGGCAAGAACAAGTTTGAATTCGAACCGCTACCGACCTTCACCCCTGAAATTTTCATGAAAGTTTCTGCTAAAAACGTCATGAAACAAAAATCCTTCCATAAGGGAATCGAGCAACTGGTGCAAGAAGGTGCTATCCAGCTCTACAAGAACTACCAGACAGGTGAGTATATGCTGGGTGCCGTTGGTCAGCTCCAGTTTGAAGTTTTCAAACACCGCATGGAAGGCGAGTACAATGCCGAGGTAGTCATGACCCCAATGGGTAAAAAGACAGTCCGCTGGATCAAGCCAGAAGACCTGGATGAACGCATGTCATCAAGCCGAAACATCCTAGCCAAAGACCGCTTTGACCAACCCGTCTTCCTCTTTGAAAACGACTTCGCCCTCCGCTGGTTCGCGGACAAGTATCCAGATGTGGAGTTGGAAGAGAAGATGTAA
- a CDS encoding ATP-binding cassette domain-containing protein: MFYYLRKCKLAVVAYTAVSVVYALILAATGFIYARVSEAALSGDQKAFVTSSVIAVVFFLCDGYFDYLPRCLKFKAINQIMEETRNQLVTVYAREDLGEAAKDNQADKVHVLVHHLNILETTYLTPLLSMVTSILVFSFSLIGALYLQGTMAIIMLALCFIPFLAPVINKGILARATKDSQEEKNAYLTLFSEFVEALSFIRISTITPVFQEKLAASNQEYTRRANRFAQKQSQTYAVSYSLSSVVYSGSWIIGGIFVFQGLLNISDLIAMTTLMGTVAGPIQTMSGLLTDYLSSRTVVADLTTILQGTSKENEAKVKLTETIDSISLDAISFEQNNHRLFDRFSYRFQANKKYAILGKSGSGKTTLLRLLLGIQKPEAGRVLVNQRNLAELDQLALFRKIYYLPQKTNLFTASIGDNLTLFAPLDENKAMGCLRQVGLEDWFYRQGDGFATLLTSSQQLSGGEERRFDLARALYRDAEVFLFDEPTTGLDSQSEQLIADSLEKIRDKLVIVVTHSQEESFLALFDEQVHLSV; this comes from the coding sequence GTGTTTTACTACCTTAGAAAATGCAAGTTGGCAGTAGTTGCTTATACTGCTGTGTCGGTGGTCTATGCTCTGATTTTAGCAGCAACGGGTTTTATTTATGCGCGTGTTTCGGAAGCGGCCTTATCTGGTGACCAGAAGGCATTTGTGACCAGTTCAGTGATTGCAGTGGTATTCTTTTTATGTGATGGCTATTTTGATTACCTGCCCCGCTGTCTCAAGTTTAAGGCAATCAATCAGATTATGGAAGAGACGCGCAATCAATTAGTGACTGTCTATGCGCGTGAGGACTTAGGAGAGGCAGCAAAAGACAATCAGGCAGATAAGGTCCATGTCTTGGTTCATCATCTGAATATCTTGGAAACTACCTATCTAACGCCGCTCCTATCCATGGTGACAAGCATCTTGGTCTTTAGTTTTTCCTTGATTGGGGCTCTCTACCTTCAAGGAACCATGGCTATAATCATGTTGGCGCTCTGCTTTATTCCATTTTTGGCTCCGGTGATAAATAAGGGGATTTTAGCTCGTGCGACAAAGGACAGTCAAGAGGAGAAAAATGCCTATCTTACCTTGTTTAGTGAGTTTGTAGAAGCTCTTTCTTTCATCCGCATCAGCACCATCACGCCAGTTTTTCAAGAAAAGCTGGCGGCATCCAATCAGGAATACACCAGGCGTGCCAACCGTTTTGCCCAAAAACAATCCCAGACCTATGCGGTTTCCTACAGTTTGAGCAGCGTGGTCTATTCAGGTTCCTGGATTATTGGAGGGATATTTGTTTTTCAAGGTCTGCTGAACATTTCGGATTTGATTGCTATGACAACCCTGATGGGAACTGTGGCAGGTCCTATCCAAACCATGTCAGGCTTGCTGACGGATTATCTTTCTAGTCGGACGGTTGTGGCAGATTTGACCACAATTCTACAGGGAACATCCAAGGAAAATGAAGCCAAAGTGAAACTGACTGAAACCATTGACAGCATCAGCTTGGATGCTATTAGTTTTGAGCAAAATAACCACCGTCTGTTTGATAGGTTTTCCTATCGTTTCCAAGCCAATAAAAAATACGCTATCTTGGGCAAGAGCGGGAGTGGGAAGACGACCTTGCTCCGCCTCTTGCTGGGGATTCAGAAACCAGAGGCTGGAAGAGTCCTGGTCAACCAGAGGAATCTGGCAGAACTGGATCAGCTTGCCCTCTTTCGGAAAATTTACTACCTACCGCAGAAAACCAATCTATTTACAGCTAGCATCGGGGATAATTTGACCTTGTTTGCGCCTTTAGATGAGAATAAAGCAATGGGTTGCTTGCGGCAAGTTGGTTTAGAGGACTGGTTCTATCGGCAGGGAGATGGATTTGCTACTCTCTTGACCTCTTCTCAGCAATTATCAGGTGGGGAAGAGAGACGGTTTGATTTGGCGCGTGCCCTTTACCGTGATGCAGAGGTCTTTTTATTTGATGAACCTACAACAGGCTTAGATTCTCAAAGCGAACAATTGATTGCAGATAGTCTCGAGAAAATAAGGGACAAACTGGTGATTGTTGTGACACACTCTCAGGAGGAAAGTTTTTTAGCCCTCTTTGATGAGCAGGTTCATCTATCAGTTTGA
- a CDS encoding UDP-N-acetylmuramoyl-tripeptide--D-alanyl-D-alanine ligase, which produces MKLTLHEIAQVLGAKNDISLYPDRALNKVEFDSRLITEGDLFVPLKGARDGHDFIPVAFENGCAVTLSEVSLDFPHILVDDCLAALQKLATYYLEKTGVEVIAVTGSNGKTTTKDMIHDVLATTYKTYKTQGNYNNEIGLPYTVLHMPDDTEKLVLEMGQDHLGDIHLLSEIAKPSLSVVTLFGEAHLEFFGSREEIAKGKLQIADGMIDGSKLLIPADPIADSFLPSHVELIRFGEQADLQVTSLVESKDSLTFTVNFMDGDIFLPVTGKYNATNAMVASYVGKTLGVPDEAIKSALASLNLTRNRTEWKKAANGADILSDVYNANPTAMRLILETFSSIPANEGGKKIAVLADMKELGSQSVELHNQIILSLSPDVLDTVIFYGQDIEELAQLASQMFPIGKVYFFRKNAEQDQFEELVKQVQSVLGTNDQILLKGSNSMQLAKVVEELAK; this is translated from the coding sequence ATGAAATTAACCCTACATGAAATTGCTCAAGTCTTGGGCGCAAAAAATGATATTAGTCTTTATCCCGATAGAGCCCTTAACAAGGTGGAGTTCGACAGTCGCCTGATTACAGAAGGGGATCTTTTTGTTCCCCTCAAAGGAGCGCGTGACGGCCATGACTTTATTCCTGTTGCTTTTGAAAATGGCTGCGCGGTAACCCTGTCTGAAGTCAGCCTTGATTTTCCCCACATTCTAGTGGACGACTGCCTGGCTGCCCTACAAAAATTAGCTACCTACTACCTAGAAAAAACGGGAGTAGAAGTCATTGCGGTAACTGGTTCAAATGGTAAAACGACTACCAAGGATATGATCCACGATGTTCTGGCGACGACTTACAAGACCTATAAAACACAAGGCAACTATAACAACGAAATCGGACTTCCTTACACAGTTCTCCATATGCCAGATGATACGGAAAAACTGGTTTTGGAAATGGGACAAGACCACTTGGGAGATATTCATCTCTTGTCTGAAATTGCCAAACCAAGTCTATCGGTTGTTACTCTATTTGGCGAAGCCCATTTGGAATTTTTCGGCTCGCGAGAAGAGATTGCCAAAGGCAAATTGCAGATTGCGGACGGTATGATAGATGGTAGTAAACTTCTAATTCCTGCAGATCCGATTGCGGATAGCTTTTTACCTAGTCATGTAGAGCTCATCCGCTTTGGTGAGCAGGCAGACTTGCAGGTGACCAGTCTGGTCGAGAGCAAGGATAGCTTGACTTTTACCGTCAACTTTATGGACGGTGACATTTTCCTACCAGTAACGGGCAAGTACAATGCCACCAATGCTATGGTAGCGAGCTATGTGGGCAAGACCTTGGGTGTGCCTGATGAGGCAATCAAGTCAGCTCTAGCCAGTCTAAACTTGACCCGCAACCGCACCGAGTGGAAGAAGGCGGCAAATGGAGCAGATATTCTCAGCGACGTTTACAATGCTAATCCAACAGCCATGCGCTTGATTTTAGAAACCTTCTCTAGTATTCCAGCCAATGAAGGCGGTAAGAAAATTGCTGTGTTAGCAGACATGAAAGAACTTGGCAGTCAGTCGGTTGAGCTTCATAATCAAATAATTCTGTCCCTGTCGCCTGATGTGCTGGACACCGTCATCTTCTACGGTCAGGATATTGAAGAATTGGCCCAGCTGGCTAGTCAGATGTTTCCGATTGGAAAAGTCTATTTCTTTAGGAAAAATGCAGAGCAGGACCAATTTGAAGAACTGGTTAAACAGGTTCAGTCAGTATTAGGAACCAATGATCAGATCTTGCTCAAGGGCTCTAACTCAATGCAGTTGGCTAAAGTGGTGGAAGAATTAGCAAAATAG